One window of Leptotrichia sp. oral taxon 498 genomic DNA carries:
- the murG gene encoding undecaprenyldiphospho-muramoylpentapeptide beta-N-acetylglucosaminyltransferase: MEKVVFTTGGTGGHIYPALAIAKEMRKKNIDILFIGTKHRMEKEIVPRENFRFIGLDVLPLNSVKSGIKMLKAIFSTIKLLKKEKPQKIIGFGNYITIPVLVAANVLKIPYYLQEQNHTMGQANRWFYKGAKKVFVAFKNTIDSVKENQKSKFVVTGNPLREEFYTKNKKEERKKLGIEDDEHGILIIGGSLGAKNINEAVSKKWKKIMADTKLKLFWATGKDNFEEATYRMRDFGKAVVKPYFENVPQLMAACDLVICRAGASTISELIELEKPSILIPYDFVGQKENADVLEFENAAKIFTNETVEEAIDEALSLVKQKTTLEFMSGNIKNLKKGNASELIIKEMGL, from the coding sequence ATGGAAAAAGTAGTATTTACCACCGGTGGTACAGGTGGGCATATTTATCCAGCTCTCGCTATAGCAAAAGAAATGAGAAAAAAAAATATAGATATTTTATTCATAGGGACAAAGCATAGAATGGAAAAAGAAATAGTCCCTCGTGAAAATTTTAGATTTATTGGACTTGATGTGTTGCCGTTAAATTCAGTGAAATCTGGAATTAAGATGTTAAAAGCGATTTTTAGCACAATAAAGTTATTAAAAAAAGAAAAGCCGCAAAAGATAATTGGATTTGGAAATTATATTACAATTCCAGTTTTAGTAGCTGCAAATGTTTTAAAGATTCCATATTACTTGCAGGAGCAAAATCACACGATGGGACAAGCTAACAGATGGTTTTACAAAGGTGCCAAAAAAGTATTTGTCGCATTTAAAAATACGATAGACAGTGTAAAAGAAAATCAAAAGTCTAAATTTGTTGTAACTGGAAATCCACTTAGAGAAGAGTTTTATACAAAAAATAAAAAAGAAGAGAGAAAAAAACTGGGAATAGAGGATGATGAGCATGGAATACTTATCATTGGTGGGAGTCTTGGAGCAAAAAATATAAATGAAGCGGTTTCCAAAAAATGGAAAAAGATAATGGCTGACACAAAGTTAAAATTATTTTGGGCAACTGGAAAAGATAATTTTGAGGAAGCAACTTACAGAATGAGAGATTTTGGAAAAGCTGTCGTAAAACCTTATTTTGAAAATGTACCGCAGTTAATGGCAGCGTGTGATTTAGTCATTTGCCGGGCTGGTGCTTCGACAATTTCAGAATTGATTGAGTTGGAAAAACCGTCAATTCTGATACCCTATGATTTTGTTGGGCAAAAAGAAAATGCAGATGTCTTGGAATTTGAAAACGCAGCTAAAATTTTTACGAATGAAACTGTGGAAGAAGCTATTGACGAAGCGTTGTCACTTGTAAAACAAAAGACAACTTTGGAATTTATGAGTGGAAATATAAAAAATTTGAAAAAAGGAAATGCGTCAGAATTAATAATAAAAGAAATGGGACTATAA
- a CDS encoding FtsW/RodA/SpoVE family cell cycle protein, translated as MFKNKKFLGTAFIIVILFLLAMSLLTMASVSYPIVPKGQSDFYYLYKQMLWMIGGLACFSFAAMMNYKRYKEIKIFSALYIIGIIGLIAVLLFGSKSKGAVRWIDLLGFRIQPSEFSKLIIIIVVSVLVERLKKKNMIATKPWISALIILGVTGVYSFLIFAEKSYTSMIQVAAIGILMLFISGINLPIFSIISLFLVILGNILLMRDKYRVDRIEGHKNTQVIPFQVQQSLIAIGSGKLTGRGYGNGFQKYKFLPEIHTDYILSGFAEENGFIGVLFLILVYVFLLAIILMVAFKIKDMFAKYLLIGIFVMFATQILGNITVATNMLPSTGISLPLMSYGGSSIFVSMFALGIVYNVIRALYKQEMGDELDEINEVEYMM; from the coding sequence TTGTTTAAAAATAAAAAATTTTTAGGGACAGCATTTATAATAGTTATTTTATTTCTTTTGGCGATGAGCCTTTTGACGATGGCGAGTGTCAGTTATCCAATTGTACCAAAAGGTCAGTCAGATTTTTATTATTTATATAAACAGATGCTTTGGATGATCGGCGGTTTGGCTTGCTTTTCTTTTGCGGCTATGATGAACTACAAGAGATATAAGGAAATTAAGATTTTTTCAGCTCTTTATATAATAGGAATAATAGGGCTTATAGCGGTATTGCTTTTTGGAAGCAAGTCAAAGGGAGCGGTTCGTTGGATTGATTTGTTGGGATTTAGAATACAGCCGTCAGAATTTTCCAAGTTAATAATAATTATAGTTGTTTCTGTGTTAGTTGAGCGGTTAAAAAAGAAAAATATGATAGCTACAAAACCTTGGATTTCGGCACTTATAATTTTAGGAGTAACAGGGGTTTATTCGTTTCTTATTTTTGCAGAAAAATCATATACGAGTATGATTCAAGTTGCAGCTATTGGAATTTTAATGTTATTTATTTCGGGCATTAATTTACCAATTTTTTCGATAATATCCTTATTTTTAGTGATTCTCGGAAATATTTTATTAATGAGAGATAAATATAGAGTTGATAGAATAGAAGGTCACAAAAATACTCAAGTAATTCCTTTTCAGGTACAGCAGTCATTAATAGCGATAGGAAGTGGGAAATTAACAGGAAGAGGTTATGGAAATGGATTTCAAAAATATAAATTTCTTCCTGAGATTCACACGGACTACATACTTTCTGGATTTGCTGAAGAAAATGGATTTATAGGGGTTTTGTTTTTAATTTTAGTCTATGTATTTTTACTTGCTATAATTTTGATGGTCGCCTTTAAAATTAAAGATATGTTTGCAAAATATTTGCTTATCGGAATTTTTGTGATGTTTGCAACACAGATATTGGGGAATATTACTGTTGCAACTAATATGCTTCCTTCAACTGGAATCTCGTTGCCACTTATGAGTTATGGCGGAAGTTCCATATTTGTCAGCATGTTTGCATTAGGAATAGTTTACAATGTCATAAGGGCGCTCTATAAGCAGGAGATGGGCGATGAATTGGACGAAATTAATGAAGTGGAATATATGATGTAA
- the murD gene encoding UDP-N-acetylmuramoyl-L-alanine--D-glutamate ligase, with translation MDKAIVFGAGLSGHGAKELLEKKGYKVYLVDDKVALSSEEGIKILNEEDIEFVVKSPGIPWKAQLLKVAKEKDIKIISEIDLAYKYVNKNIKIISFTGTNGKTTTCTKMAELLNFAGFRAKLAGNAGFSFAKLVADETPLDYVVLELSSYQLENNPQIHSHIAGIINLTPDHLTRYATLEDYYSTKFDIFTKQTADDFAIINLDDAEFFELCEKRENLKDKIRAEKVYLSKETKGTAFIYKNNIRIMRDLTKKVDENNISDEYVEKNSELLMNVGEMSLKGKHNLENMLFLILAAKILNVSNEKISEFLKSTAPLEHRLENFFTKGNTAFINDSKGTNVESTLKAIDSFDNKIVMILGGDDKKIDNMPLIKEVSKKVDFVYLIGDNAQILIDDMEKVNYKNYKNLKTVENVLLDLKENLDFEKNQTVLFSPATSSFCQFKSFEHRGKVFKELTVKILGK, from the coding sequence TTAAATGAAGAAGATATAGAGTTTGTTGTAAAAAGTCCAGGAATACCTTGGAAAGCACAACTTTTAAAGGTTGCAAAAGAAAAAGATATAAAAATAATTTCAGAAATTGATTTGGCGTATAAATATGTTAACAAAAATATAAAAATAATTTCATTTACGGGGACAAATGGAAAGACAACAACTTGTACAAAAATGGCAGAGCTTTTGAATTTTGCAGGATTTAGAGCAAAACTTGCTGGAAACGCCGGCTTTTCATTTGCAAAGCTTGTGGCGGATGAAACACCGCTAGATTATGTAGTTTTGGAGTTAAGCAGCTATCAGCTGGAAAATAATCCACAAATTCACTCACATATTGCTGGAATTATAAATTTAACGCCAGATCATTTGACAAGATATGCCACATTGGAAGATTATTATTCGACAAAATTTGATATTTTTACGAAACAGACAGCTGATGATTTCGCAATTATAAATTTGGACGATGCAGAATTTTTTGAACTTTGTGAAAAAAGAGAAAATTTAAAAGATAAAATAAGAGCAGAAAAAGTTTATTTAAGCAAAGAGACAAAGGGGACAGCGTTTATATATAAAAATAATATTCGCATTATGAGGGATTTGACTAAAAAAGTTGATGAAAATAATATTTCCGATGAATATGTCGAAAAAAATTCTGAACTTTTGATGAATGTTGGTGAAATGTCGCTAAAAGGAAAACATAATTTGGAAAATATGCTGTTTCTAATTTTGGCTGCAAAAATCTTGAATGTTTCAAATGAAAAAATCTCTGAGTTTTTGAAATCTACAGCACCGCTTGAACACAGACTTGAGAATTTTTTTACAAAAGGGAATACAGCTTTTATCAACGATTCAAAAGGGACAAATGTGGAATCTACTTTAAAAGCGATAGATTCTTTTGATAACAAAATTGTGATGATTTTAGGTGGAGATGATAAAAAAATTGATAATATGCCACTTATAAAAGAAGTTAGTAAAAAGGTGGACTTTGTTTATTTAATTGGGGATAATGCACAAATTTTGATAGATGATATGGAAAAAGTCAATTACAAAAACTACAAAAATTTGAAAACTGTTGAAAATGTACTTTTGGATTTAAAAGAAAATTTAGATTTTGAAAAAAATCAGACTGTACTTTTTTCTCCAGCAACTTCAAGTTTTTGCCAATTCAAAAGTTTTGAGCACAGGGGAAAAGTTTTTAAAGAATTGACTGTAAAAATTTTAGGAAAATAA